The following are from one region of the Microbacterium sp. BK668 genome:
- the ettA gene encoding energy-dependent translational throttle protein EttA: protein MAEYIYSMVRARKAVGDKLILDDVTMAFLPGAKIGMVGPNGAGKSTILKIMAGLDQPSNGEAKLSPGFSVGILMQEPELDETKTVLENIQDGIAIKAKLDRFNEISGLMADPDADFDALLAEMGTLQEEIDAADAWDLDSQLEQAMDALRTPPGDAQIAPLSGGEKRRVALTKLLLQKPDLLLLDEPTNHLDAESVLWLEQHLQKYPGAVIAITHDRYFLDNVAEWIAEVDRGRLIGYEGNYSTYLEKKAERLAIQGKKDAKLAKRLAEELDWVRSNQKGRQAKSKARLARYEEMAAEADRTRKLDFEEITIPPGPRLGSVVIEAKKLQKGFDGRSLIDGLSFTLPPNGIVGVIGPNGVGKTTLFKTIVGLEQLDGGELKVGETVKISYVDQSRANIDPQKTLWEVVSDGLDIITVGKTEIPSRAYVSKFGFKGPDQQKKAGVLSGGERNRLNLALTLKEGGNLLLLDEPTNDLDVETLQSLENALLEFPGCAVVITHDRWFLDRIATHILAYEGTDEDPDQWYWFEGNFEAYEENKIQRLGPDAAKPHRSAYRKLTRD, encoded by the coding sequence ATGGCTGAGTACATCTACTCCATGGTCCGCGCCCGCAAGGCAGTCGGCGACAAGCTCATCCTCGACGACGTCACGATGGCGTTCCTGCCGGGCGCGAAGATCGGCATGGTCGGGCCCAACGGCGCCGGAAAGTCGACGATCCTCAAGATCATGGCGGGCCTCGACCAGCCGTCGAACGGCGAAGCGAAGCTCTCGCCGGGCTTCAGCGTCGGCATCCTCATGCAGGAGCCCGAGCTCGACGAGACCAAGACGGTCCTGGAGAACATCCAGGACGGCATCGCGATCAAGGCGAAGCTGGATCGCTTCAACGAGATCTCGGGTCTCATGGCCGATCCCGATGCGGACTTCGACGCGCTGCTGGCCGAGATGGGCACGCTCCAGGAGGAGATCGACGCCGCCGACGCGTGGGACCTCGACTCGCAGCTCGAGCAGGCGATGGATGCCCTGCGCACTCCGCCCGGCGACGCGCAGATCGCACCCCTCTCCGGCGGCGAGAAGCGTCGCGTCGCGCTGACGAAACTGCTCCTCCAGAAGCCCGACCTGCTGCTCCTCGACGAGCCCACGAACCACCTCGACGCCGAAAGCGTGCTCTGGCTCGAGCAGCACCTGCAGAAGTACCCGGGCGCCGTCATCGCGATCACGCACGACCGGTACTTCCTCGACAACGTCGCCGAGTGGATCGCCGAGGTCGACCGCGGCCGTCTCATCGGCTACGAGGGCAACTACTCCACCTATCTCGAGAAGAAGGCCGAGCGCCTCGCCATCCAGGGCAAGAAGGACGCCAAGCTGGCCAAGCGCCTCGCCGAGGAGCTCGACTGGGTGCGGTCGAACCAGAAGGGGCGCCAGGCGAAGTCCAAGGCGCGCCTCGCTCGCTACGAGGAGATGGCGGCCGAGGCCGATCGCACGCGCAAGCTCGACTTCGAGGAGATCACGATCCCGCCGGGCCCGCGGCTGGGCAGCGTCGTGATCGAGGCCAAGAAGCTGCAGAAGGGGTTCGACGGCCGGTCGCTCATCGACGGGCTCAGCTTCACGCTTCCGCCCAACGGGATCGTCGGCGTGATCGGGCCGAACGGCGTCGGCAAGACGACGCTCTTCAAGACGATCGTCGGTCTCGAGCAGCTCGACGGCGGCGAGCTCAAGGTCGGCGAGACGGTCAAGATCAGCTATGTCGATCAGTCCCGAGCCAACATCGACCCGCAGAAGACGCTGTGGGAGGTCGTCTCCGACGGCCTCGACATCATCACCGTGGGCAAGACCGAGATCCCCTCGCGCGCCTACGTCTCGAAGTTCGGCTTCAAGGGCCCCGACCAGCAGAAGAAGGCCGGCGTCCTCTCGGGCGGCGAGCGCAACCGCCTGAACCTCGCACTCACGCTCAAGGAGGGCGGCAACCTCCTGCTCCTCGACGAGCCCACCAACGACCTCGACGTGGAGACGCTCCAGTCGCTCGAGAACGCGCTTCTCGAGTTCCCGGGCTGCGCCGTGGTGATCACGCACGACCGGTGGTTCCTCGACCGCATCGCGACGCACATCCTCGCCTATGAAGGCACCGACGAGGATCCCGACCAGTGGTACTGGTTCGAGGGCAACTTCGAGGCCTATGAGGAGAACAAGATCCAGCGCCTCGGACCCGACGCCGCCAAGCCGCACCGCTCGGCCTATCGCAAGCTCACGCGCGACTGA
- a CDS encoding globin, whose translation MTDPRADAQGTDAAPLSFYDEIGGHETFVRLVETFYRGVAEDDVLKPMYPEQDLGPAQVRLTMFLEQYWGGPTTYSEQRGHPRLRMRHAPFHVNPDARDRWLAHMRAAVDELALSPLHEATLWDYLQRAAHAMVNTFEPSGIGPAAGGRAATSLPLTSPRPDSTA comes from the coding sequence ATGACCGATCCGCGCGCCGATGCTCAGGGGACGGATGCCGCGCCCCTCTCGTTCTACGACGAGATCGGCGGCCACGAGACCTTCGTCCGCCTCGTCGAGACGTTCTACCGCGGCGTCGCCGAAGACGACGTCCTGAAGCCGATGTACCCGGAGCAGGACCTGGGACCCGCGCAAGTCCGTCTGACGATGTTCCTGGAGCAGTACTGGGGCGGTCCCACGACGTACAGCGAGCAGCGCGGCCATCCCCGGCTGCGGATGCGGCACGCCCCCTTCCATGTGAACCCGGACGCCCGCGATCGCTGGCTCGCCCACATGCGCGCCGCAGTCGACGAGCTCGCACTGTCGCCGCTGCATGAGGCGACTCTGTGGGACTATCTCCAACGAGCCGCGCACGCGATGGTCAACACGTTCGAGCCCAGCGGAATCGGACCAGCGGCGGGTGGGCGAGCCGCAACGTCTCTCCCTCTTACCTCGCCGCGGCCCGACAGCACGGCCTGA
- a CDS encoding mechanosensitive ion channel domain-containing protein, with protein sequence MGAAWTALSILGIILGAMILAWIMRRLIDRVVERIVRGAKSKANVDDTQALDRSPIAQVRLVQRTRTLGSILSNIVNVTIVIVAIILVIYRINSEVLGSFALLTAAIGAGLGFGAQNIVKDVLNGIFIVAEDQIGIGDVVDLGLATGIVEYVSVRITHVRDVNGTLWYVRNGEITRIGNMSMGWSRVIVDLAVPVDADIDEVEDALLDAAKALRNEPKWRSRILETPEVWGLESVSGDALVIRLVMKTRPNTKDDVARELRVRLKRAVDELGLTLPQLTSITLTGPDAAQSVRGANPPRTKPTPVTKVPENPVWKPKKQRSKRHAETGDRPDGEPTP encoded by the coding sequence ATGGGGGCTGCCTGGACGGCGCTGTCGATCCTCGGCATCATCCTGGGCGCCATGATCCTGGCGTGGATCATGCGCCGACTGATCGACCGCGTCGTCGAGCGGATCGTCCGCGGAGCCAAGTCGAAGGCCAATGTCGACGACACCCAGGCCCTCGACCGCTCCCCCATCGCCCAGGTCAGGCTCGTGCAGCGCACGCGGACCCTCGGATCGATCCTCTCGAACATCGTCAACGTGACGATCGTCATCGTCGCGATCATCCTCGTCATCTACCGGATCAACAGCGAGGTGCTGGGGTCTTTCGCGCTCCTGACCGCCGCGATCGGCGCCGGTCTCGGCTTCGGCGCGCAGAACATCGTCAAGGACGTCCTCAACGGCATCTTCATCGTCGCGGAGGACCAGATCGGCATCGGCGACGTCGTCGACCTCGGTCTCGCGACGGGGATCGTGGAGTACGTCAGCGTCCGGATCACGCATGTCCGGGACGTCAACGGCACACTCTGGTACGTCCGCAACGGCGAGATCACCCGCATCGGCAACATGTCGATGGGCTGGTCCCGCGTCATCGTCGATCTCGCCGTGCCCGTCGACGCCGACATAGACGAGGTCGAGGACGCGCTGCTGGATGCCGCGAAGGCGCTGCGCAACGAGCCCAAGTGGCGGAGCCGGATCCTGGAGACGCCCGAGGTCTGGGGCCTGGAGTCCGTCTCGGGCGATGCTCTCGTCATCCGCCTTGTCATGAAGACCCGCCCGAACACCAAGGACGACGTCGCGCGCGAGCTGCGTGTCCGCCTCAAGCGCGCGGTCGACGAGCTGGGACTGACTCTTCCGCAGCTCACCTCGATCACCCTGACGGGGCCGGACGCGGCGCAGAGCGTCCGCGGTGCGAATCCGCCGCGCACCAAGCCGACGCCGGTGACGAAGGTTCCCGAGAACCCCGTGTGGAAGCCCAAGAAGCAGCGCAGCAAGCGCCACGCCGAGACCGGCGATCGCCCGGACGGAGAGCCGACACCATGA
- a CDS encoding thioesterase family protein — MTDEPIATVETTPQGRRLHIPIPLRWGDLDAFNHVNNTSMLKLLEEARVRAFWQPGAGEVAPPTAVLDSGLHSGILTLIARQEIEYLAPVPYQRHPLDVQLWFGKLGGSSIEVCYEVCSPVETAAPDGRQTVYARATTVVVKVDAATGRPMRLTPAERDAWSPYQGAPIVYAHRH, encoded by the coding sequence GTGACCGACGAGCCGATCGCGACGGTCGAGACGACGCCGCAGGGCCGGCGCCTCCACATTCCGATTCCCCTGCGGTGGGGCGACCTCGACGCGTTCAACCACGTGAACAACACGTCGATGCTGAAGCTTCTCGAAGAGGCGCGCGTCCGCGCCTTCTGGCAGCCCGGCGCCGGTGAGGTCGCCCCGCCCACGGCGGTGCTGGACTCGGGCCTGCACAGCGGCATCCTCACCCTCATCGCCCGCCAGGAGATCGAGTACCTCGCGCCGGTGCCGTATCAGCGGCATCCGCTCGACGTTCAGCTGTGGTTCGGGAAGCTCGGCGGATCGAGCATCGAGGTCTGCTACGAGGTGTGCAGCCCCGTCGAGACGGCGGCGCCCGACGGTCGGCAGACGGTGTACGCACGAGCGACGACGGTCGTCGTGAAGGTGGATGCCGCGACCGGCCGGCCGATGCGGCTGACGCCCGCGGAGCGCGACGCCTGGAGCCCGTACCAGGGCGCCCCGATCGTCTACGCCCACCGGCACTGA
- a CDS encoding FAD-binding dehydrogenase — MPPATTSTHSADVLVVGWGLSGLVAASEAAAAGRKVVLVDQEPRSNLGGQAWWSFGGLFFVDSPEQRRMGIKDSLDLARQDWFGTAGFDREEDAWPKRWAEAYLQFAAGEKRAWLREKGVGFFPVVGWAERGGYGATGPGNSVPRFHITWGTGPGIVAPFAAAVEGAEAAGRITILPRHRVTSLTTAGGAVSGAAGEVLAPSGSVRGAASSREVVGAFEVTASATIVASGGIGGNHDLVRAMWPPRLGTAPATMVTGVPAYVDGSMLPVAEASGARIINGDRMWHYVEGLQNWNPVWPDHGIRILPGPSSLWLDATGHRLPVPLYPGFDTLGTLAHLRATGHDHSWFVLSHRIIEKEFTLSGSEQNPDLTGKDLPLLVRSRLGKGAAGPVQAFMDHGADFVVRDDLEALIAGMKALPGGEVLDGDRVRLELEARDREIENDFTKDAQIAMLRSARAYRGDKLVRTAVPHRILDPAAGPLIAVKLHVLTRKSLGGIETDLSGRALDASGAPVAGLYAAGEASGFGGGGVHGYRALEGTFVGGCLFSGRIAGRAAASAV, encoded by the coding sequence ATGCCCCCCGCCACCACCTCGACCCACTCCGCCGACGTCCTCGTCGTCGGCTGGGGCCTTTCCGGTCTCGTCGCGGCGAGCGAGGCAGCCGCGGCGGGCAGGAAGGTCGTCCTCGTCGACCAGGAGCCGCGGTCGAATCTCGGCGGGCAGGCGTGGTGGTCGTTCGGCGGGCTGTTCTTCGTCGATTCCCCCGAGCAGCGCCGGATGGGGATCAAGGACTCGCTCGACCTCGCGCGCCAGGACTGGTTCGGCACCGCGGGCTTCGACCGCGAGGAGGACGCCTGGCCGAAGCGCTGGGCCGAGGCATACCTGCAGTTCGCGGCCGGCGAGAAGCGGGCATGGCTGCGGGAGAAGGGCGTCGGCTTCTTCCCCGTCGTCGGCTGGGCCGAGCGCGGCGGCTACGGCGCGACCGGGCCGGGCAACTCCGTGCCCCGCTTCCACATCACGTGGGGCACGGGGCCGGGCATCGTCGCGCCTTTCGCCGCGGCGGTGGAGGGCGCAGAGGCGGCCGGCCGGATCACCATCCTTCCTCGCCACCGCGTGACGTCCCTCACGACTGCGGGAGGTGCCGTCTCGGGAGCAGCCGGCGAGGTGCTCGCACCGTCCGGCTCCGTGCGCGGGGCGGCGAGCTCGCGTGAAGTCGTCGGCGCCTTCGAGGTGACGGCGTCGGCGACGATCGTCGCCTCGGGCGGGATCGGCGGCAATCACGACCTCGTGCGTGCGATGTGGCCCCCGAGGCTCGGCACAGCGCCGGCCACGATGGTGACGGGCGTCCCGGCATACGTGGACGGCTCGATGCTGCCGGTCGCCGAGGCATCCGGGGCCCGGATCATCAACGGCGACCGCATGTGGCATTACGTCGAGGGCCTGCAGAACTGGAATCCGGTCTGGCCGGATCACGGCATCCGGATCCTCCCGGGGCCGTCGTCGCTCTGGCTGGACGCCACGGGACACCGCCTGCCCGTTCCGCTGTATCCCGGCTTCGACACGCTCGGCACGCTCGCGCACCTGCGCGCGACCGGCCACGATCACTCGTGGTTCGTGCTCTCCCACAGGATCATCGAGAAGGAGTTCACCCTCTCGGGCAGCGAGCAGAACCCCGACCTGACCGGCAAGGACCTGCCGCTTCTCGTCCGCTCCCGCTTGGGCAAGGGCGCCGCGGGACCGGTCCAGGCCTTCATGGACCACGGCGCGGACTTCGTCGTGCGCGACGATCTCGAGGCTCTCATCGCCGGGATGAAGGCGCTTCCCGGCGGGGAGGTGCTCGACGGCGACCGCGTGCGGCTCGAGCTGGAGGCGCGCGACCGCGAGATCGAGAACGACTTCACCAAGGACGCCCAGATCGCGATGCTCCGCTCCGCGCGCGCGTACCGCGGCGACAAGCTCGTCCGGACGGCTGTGCCCCACCGTATCCTCGATCCGGCGGCGGGTCCGCTGATCGCCGTGAAGCTCCATGTGCTGACGCGCAAGTCGCTCGGTGGCATCGAGACCGACCTATCCGGGCGCGCGCTCGACGCGTCGGGTGCGCCGGTCGCGGGGCTCTACGCGGCCGGTGAGGCCAGCGGGTTCGGAGGCGGCGGCGTGCACGGCTACCGCGCGTTGGAGGGCACGTTCGTGGGCGGATGCCTCTTCTCCGGCCGGATCGCCGGCCGAGCCGCGGCATCCGCCGTCTGA
- a CDS encoding acyl-CoA thioesterase II yields MTDAAEPDETPLDVDPVSALLSVLDLADSTARTTEDIFTGVSQPMPLGRVYGGQVLAQSIVAAERTIPEDRVPHSMHGYFLRPGDSSKGITFAVDRIHDGRSFSTRRTQAFQEGVPIFSMIASFQDEDPGVEHQQAMPDGIPLPEGLPDVEDHLTGLHPMTKRLFLDRPVDLRHIPSPVYLTVEGERVPRQAVWMRARSPLPDDPALHRAALAYLSDLTIQESILRAHGVAWATPGLKVASLDHAMWWHRPGRVDEWLLYVQESPSARGGRGLASGRIYSRDGVLIASVAQEIMVRIPG; encoded by the coding sequence GTGACCGACGCCGCGGAGCCCGACGAGACGCCGCTGGACGTCGACCCCGTGTCGGCGCTGCTGTCCGTGCTCGACCTCGCCGATTCCACCGCCAGGACCACGGAGGACATCTTCACCGGCGTGTCGCAGCCCATGCCGCTCGGGCGGGTCTACGGCGGACAGGTGCTCGCGCAGTCGATCGTCGCGGCGGAGCGCACGATCCCCGAGGACCGCGTCCCGCACTCGATGCACGGCTACTTCCTGCGCCCCGGCGACTCGTCCAAGGGCATCACCTTCGCCGTCGACCGCATCCACGACGGGCGCTCCTTCTCCACGCGCCGCACGCAGGCCTTCCAGGAAGGGGTGCCCATCTTCTCGATGATCGCGTCCTTCCAGGACGAGGATCCCGGGGTCGAGCATCAGCAGGCGATGCCCGACGGCATTCCGCTTCCCGAGGGCCTTCCCGATGTCGAAGACCACCTCACCGGGCTTCATCCCATGACCAAGCGCCTGTTCCTGGACCGGCCGGTCGACCTGCGGCATATCCCGTCGCCGGTCTACCTGACCGTCGAGGGCGAGCGCGTTCCCCGCCAGGCGGTGTGGATGAGGGCACGCAGTCCGCTTCCCGACGACCCGGCGCTGCACCGCGCCGCGCTCGCCTACCTCAGCGACCTCACGATCCAGGAGTCGATCCTCCGCGCGCACGGCGTCGCGTGGGCAACGCCGGGGCTGAAGGTCGCGAGCCTCGACCACGCCATGTGGTGGCATCGCCCCGGCCGCGTCGACGAGTGGCTGCTGTATGTGCAGGAGTCGCCGAGCGCACGGGGCGGACGGGGTCTCGCCTCCGGGCGGATCTACTCCCGCGACGGCGTCCTCATCGCGAGCGTCGCGCAGGAGATCATGGTGCGCATCCCGGGTTGA
- the ssb gene encoding single-stranded DNA-binding protein: MSDTITITGNIATEPEHKRTPAGVAITTFRVASGQRRYDRNSASWVDAHTNWYTVSAFRGLAEHAFHSLKKGDRVILTGRLRLREWDTGAKKGISAEIDVEAIGHDLLFGTSRFERDASSAPQSAPAAEGDWAPAPAAAEWAVPGGATASESTSQVAEASPDEASLLVGADTPF, from the coding sequence ATGAGCGACACCATCACCATCACGGGCAACATCGCGACGGAGCCCGAGCACAAGCGCACGCCGGCAGGCGTGGCGATCACCACCTTCCGCGTCGCGAGCGGCCAGCGCCGCTACGACCGCAACAGCGCGTCGTGGGTCGACGCGCACACCAACTGGTACACCGTCTCGGCCTTCCGCGGTCTTGCCGAGCACGCGTTCCATTCGCTGAAGAAGGGCGACCGCGTCATCCTCACCGGGCGGCTGCGCCTGCGCGAGTGGGACACGGGCGCGAAGAAGGGCATCAGCGCCGAGATCGACGTCGAGGCGATCGGTCATGACCTGCTGTTCGGCACCAGCCGCTTCGAGAGGGATGCCTCCTCCGCGCCGCAGAGCGCCCCCGCCGCCGAGGGCGATTGGGCTCCGGCCCCTGCGGCCGCGGAGTGGGCTGTCCCGGGAGGTGCGACTGCCTCGGAGTCGACTTCACAGGTCGCGGAGGCGTCGCCGGACGAGGCTTCTCTGCTCGTCGGTGCCGACACGCCCTTCTGA